CATGGCCTTTCAGGAGGACCACGCCCGCCATCGCGCTCGAAACACCGCCCAGAACATGACCACGCTACGCCACTTCGCACTCAACCTCGTCCGGCGTGATGGCAAACGCAAAGTCGGCATCGCCACCGCCAGAAAGAGCGCTGGATGGGACAAAAACTACCTCCTCAGCCTCCTTACCAACCCGGTTCCCTAGAACTCGATTGCCCTGGCGAGCTAGCCCACCGGTCCGGAGCGCAAGCGGGCTTGCCAA
This window of the Pseudomonadota bacterium genome carries:
- a CDS encoding ISAs1 family transposase, with translation MAFQEDHARHRARNTAQNMTTLRHFALNLVRRDGKRKVGIATARKSAGWDKNYLLSLLTNPVP